The Salvia miltiorrhiza cultivar Shanhuang (shh) chromosome 1, IMPLAD_Smil_shh, whole genome shotgun sequence genome has a window encoding:
- the LOC131006249 gene encoding receptor-like protein 7 — MLPKLFFTISTLISSFTFTYSHTQCLHHQKTLLLQFKNDLIFDSSFSTKLVQWNQTDDCCSWHGVACDAAGNVVSLHLDDEAISGGIGDSSTLFRLAHLQKLNLAYNNFNSTPIPRAIHNLTYLTHFNLSNAGFGGQVPAEISSLRRLASLDLSNDYWDIDEPLRLEHPNMEMLLQNMTSITELYLDGVFLSSHERRKWSHIVSSSLPNLTGLSLVWCSLSGPLAKSFSRLHSLSVLRLDSNNLSAVAADMFINFSSLTTLSLFNSGLKGSFPSKIFQIPSLQYLDLSGNEMLSGSIPPFPQTGSLKSLLLRATNFSGSLPNSIGNLRDLSEINLGGCKFTGSLPSSFANLTELMYVNLSYNFFTGSLSSALFGGLLKLVRLDLLANSFSGNLPHSLFSLPLLEELYLSQNQFIGLVEEFSIVNGSNIAILDLSSNRLEGPIPDSLFQLQSLESLLLFGNLLNGSFQLDMIQKLSSLTLLDLSDNNLSVLIGNISSSSYGFPQLNELRLASCNVYDFPEFIKHSDDLSTLDLSNNRIGGEIPSWIWGTQLQFLLLSFNLLTHLQKPYHIPASLQLLDLNSNKLRGELQFLIPQNTENIISNLQYLLLASNNLSGSIPTSLCSATKLSVLDLSANKLSGSIPPCLVENVGVVLDLRKNNISGRIPDKFPLGCSLQYLDLNSNALQGKIPKSLERCKLLEFMNVANNLINDTFPCILSLRVLVLHSNRFHGEVRCHKSWPDLQIVDVSSNNFSGSLESINLSSWRGMVLDSVRYNRLTSKVLKVSSFYKGGVRLIMKGQAVELVKIWPDFTAVDFSCNNFQGQIPNAIGDLRSLRLLNFSHNALSGSIPKSFDQIRNLESLDLSENQLTGEIPTELAGLTFLSVLNLSYNKLVGEIPNGRQFQTFSADSFKGNPGLCGFNLNITCSDSDGSDHLSPQVDENGEEKSTEIEWEYVCAALGYVVGLGIIVWLLLFSRSFREKYFGKVEEVFEDICDARDKRRRRRRQARRVVRNQVRRH; from the coding sequence ATGCTTCCAAAGCTGTTCTTCACCATTTCTACACTAATTTCCTCCTTCACCTTCACTTATTCTCACACCCAATGTCTTCACCATCAGAAAACCTTGCTGCTTCAGTTCAAGAACGACTTGATATTCGATTCTTCTTTCTCAACAAAGCTGGTGCAGTGGAATCAAACGGATGACTGCTGCAGCTGGCACGGCGTGGCATGCGACGCTGCAGGCAACGTCGTGAGCCTGCACCTCGACGACGAGGCCATCTCCGGTGGCATCGGGGATTCATCGACTCTGTTCAGACTCGCACATCTGCAGAAACTAAACCTGGCCTACAATAACTTCAACTCCACTCCCATCCCAAGAGCTATCCACAATCTCACCTATTTGACACACTTCAATTTGTCAAATGCTGGTTTTGGAGGGCAGGTTCCGGCAGAGATCTCCTCGTTGAGGCGACTGGCGAGCCTCGATCTCTCCAACGATTACTGGGACATCGACGAGCCTCTGAGACTGGAGCACCCAAACATGGAAATGCTACTCCAAAACATGACAAGTATTACAGAGTTGTATCTTGATGGCGTCTTTCTCTCATCTCATGAGAGGAGAAAATGGAGCCATATCGTATCATCGTCTCTTCCCAACCTCACCGGCTTGAGCTTGGTCTGGTGCTCGTTGTCCGGCCCTTTGGCTAAGTCCTTTTCGCGTCTCCATTCCCTTTCTGTTCTTCGACTGGATTCAAACAATCTGTCAGCTGTAGCCGCGGACATGTTCATCAATTTCTCGAGCTTGACCACCTTGAGTCTTTTCAACTCGGGCTTGAAGGGCTCTTTCCCTAGCAAGATCTTCCAGATACCTTCTTTGCAGTATCTTGATTTATCTGGAAATGAAATGCTTAGTGGAAGCATACCACCATTTCCTCAAACTGGATCTCTCAAGTCTTTACTGCTGAGGGCCACAAATTTCTCAGGGTCGTTACCAAATTCAATTGGTAATCTCAGAGACTTGTCAGAGATAAACTTGGGTGGTTGCAAGTTTACTGGCTCGCTTCCATCTTCCTTTGCCAACCTCACCGAGTTAATGTATGTCAACTTGTCGTATAACTTCTTCACAGGCTCGCTTTCTTCTGCGTTGTTTGGAGGTCTTCTGAAGCTCGTTCGTCTAGATTTGCTGGCCAATTCATTCTCGGGTAATCTTCCCCACTCTCTCTTTAGTCTCCCTTTATTGGAGGAGCTCTATCTTAGCCAAAACCAATTTATTGGACTTGTTGAAGAATTTTCCATTGTGAATGGCTCTAACATTGCTATTTTAGATTTGAGTAGTAATCGACTAGAAGGGCCTATTCCTGACTCTCTCTTCCAACTCCAAAGCCTCGAGTCTTTGTTGCTTTTTGGGAACTTGCTTAATGGCAGTTTCCAACTAGACATGATTCAGAAACTTTCTAGTCTCACACTCCTTGATCTATCCGACAACAATTTGTCAGTGCTCATAGGCAACATTAGCTCGAGTTCATATGGATTTCCACAGCTAAACGAGCTGCGCCTAGCTTCGTGTAACGTGTATGATTTTCCCGAGTTCATAAAACATTCCGATGATTTGAGTACACTAGACCTCTCAAACAATCGGATTGGTGGGGAGATACCTAGTTGGATTTGGGGAACACAGCTTCAGTTTTTGTTACTCTCTTTTAATCTTCTAACACATCTGCAAAAGCCTTACCATATCCCTGCTTCTCTTCAATTACTAGACTTGAACTCTAACAAGCTGAGGGGTGAACTGCAATTCCTCATTCCACAAAACACCGAAAACATCATCTCTAATCTTCAGTACCTGTTACTTGCTAGTAACAATTTAAGCGGCTCGATTCCCACGTCTCTATGCAGTGCCACAAAGCTCAGTGTTCTTGACTTGTCTGCCAATAAATTGAGTGGCAGTATACCCCCTTGCCTTGTTGAGAACGTTGGAGTCGTGCTCGATCTTAGGAAGAACAACATCAGTGGTCGCATCCCAGATAAATTTCCTCTCGGTTGTAGCCTACAATATCTTGATCTCAACAGCAATGCTTTACAAGGGAAAATCCCAAAGTCCCTTGAGAGGTGCAAGTTGTTGGAGTTCATGAACGTTGCGAACAACCTCATCAACGACACTTTCCCATGCATATTGAGCTTGCGTGTTCTTGTTTTGCACTCCAACAGATTCCATGGAGAGGTGAGATGTCACAAGAGCTGGCCCGATCTTCAAATTGTGGACGTATCTTCAAATAATTTCAGTGGAAGCTTGGAATCGATAAACTTGTCTAGTTGGAGGGGAATGGTGTTAGACAGTGTGAGGTACAACCGTTTAACCTCTAAAGTTTTGAAGGTGTCAAGCTTCTATAAGGGTGGGGTTAGATTGATCATGAAAGGGCAGGCTGTAGAGCTTGTCAAGATTTGGCCCGATTTTACTGCCGTTGATTTCTCTTGCAATAATTTTCAAGGACAGATACCAAATGCAATTGGTGATCTTAGGTCGCTTCGTCTTCTCAACTTCTCCCACAATGCTCTTAGTGGAAGCATCCCAAAGTCATTTGATCAGATAAGGAATCTTGAATCACTCGACCTCTCTGAAAACCAACTAACGGGGGAGATCCCAACTGAGCTTGCTGGACTTACATTCCTTTCAGTCTTGAATCTGTCCTACAATAAGCTGGTTGGAGAGATCCCAAATGGCCGTCAGTTTCAAACATTTTCAGCTGATTCCTTCAAAGGGAATCCGGGGTTGTGTGGTTTCAATCTCAACATAACCTGCAGTGATAGTGATGGTAGTGATCATTTGTCGCCACAGGTAGATGAAAATGGGGAAGAGAAGAGTACTGAGATAGAGTGGGAATACGTATGTGCTGCACTTGGATATGTTGTGGGCTTAGGAATCATTGTGTGGCTACTTTTATTCAGCCGAAGCTTCCGAGAGAAATACTTTGGAAAAGTGGAAGAGGTTTTTGAAGATATATGTGATGCCCGAGataagagaagaagaagaagaagacaggCAAGAAGAGTAGTGAGGAATCAAGTGAGGAGACATTAG
- the LOC131006251 gene encoding receptor-like protein 7: MLPKLFFIVICTLISSFTFTNSHTQCLHHQKTLLLQLKDELNFNSSLSTKLVRWNESDECCKWLGVECDAAGYVVSLQLDNESISGGIADSSSLFKLMDLQKLNLASNDFNNTPIPKGIHNLTYLTHLNLSYGYFGGQVPLQLSFLRRLVCLDISHEYSESPSLELPNLEMLVQNLTGLRELYLGGVNVTSSDEKRNWIHIISSYLPNLTTLRLTRCGLSGPLAKSSGQLHSLSFLRLDMNDLGTELPDLFANFPSLTTLSLFKCGLKGSIPPTFANLTNLIDLDLSGNSFSGNIPHSLFANLTNLIRVNLAYNFFTGSLSSTLFEGLSNLVYLDFRRNSFSGNIPHSLFALPSLLELDLSGNKFNGTLKLDKCQNLANLTRLDLSYNRLSVDVGNVDSTSYGSLQLKELGLVSCNLSHFPNFIRHLDMQQVDLSYNRIGGEIPNWIWGTQLVILDLSFNLLTDLQKPYHIPASLRILSLDSNQLKDELHLPIPPASPIWYLSLANNSLNGSIPTSLCSPTNLVLDLSRNRLSGSIPPCLLENILELDLSQNNISGSIPDNFPMDCNLRYLDLNNNTLEGKIPKSLERCEQLQFMNVGNNNITDSFPCMLSSSRWLQVLVLRSNKFHGEVRCHDKSWSKLQILDISSNHFSGNLESINFSSWKTMMLQGNEELRYGNTDFFSQLGFSLTLIMKGINSEYRKIWSEFGTIDFSCNNFGGDIPNAIGDLTSLHQLNFSHNALNGSIPNSFGRLRNLESLDLSGNRLTGPIPVDLAGLTFLSFLNLSYNKLVGEIPNGRQLQTFSADSFKGNAGLCGFNLNISCSHIDGSDHLSPEEDDNGEEKREIEWEYVSAALGYVVGLGIIVWLLLFSRSFREKYFGKVEEVFEDICDARIRRKGRRRHARRVIRNQLRRQ, encoded by the coding sequence ATGCTTCCAAAGTTGTTCTTCATCGTTATTTGTACACTAATTTCCTCCTTCACCTTCACCAATTCTCATACCCAATGTCTTCACCATCAGAAAACCTTGTTGCTTCAACTCAAAGATGAATTGAACTTCAATTCCTCTCTTTCAACAAAATTGGTGCGATGGAATGAAAGTGATGAGTGCTGCAAGTGGCTCGGTGTGGAATGTGATGCTGCTGGCTACGTCGTTAGTTTGCAGCTCGATAATGAGTCCATTTCTGGTGGAATCGCGGATTCATCGAGTCTCTTCAAACTTATGGATCTGCAGAAGCTAAATCTAGCCTCCAATGATTTCAACAACACTCCCATTCCGAAAGGTATTCACAATCTCACGTATTTGACGCACTTGAATTTATCCTATGGTTATTTTGGTGGGCAGGTTCCACTCCAGCTTTCCTTCTTGAGGAGATTGGTTTGTCTCGATATCTCCCATGAGTATTCGGAATCTCCAAGTCTTGAGCTCCCAAATTTGGAGATGCTTGTCCAAAATCTAACAGGGCTTAGAGAGCTCTATCTTGGTGGTGTCAATGTTACTTCCTCTGATGAGAAGAGAAACTGGATCCACATTATATCATCATATTTACCCAACCTCACCACCTTGAGATTGACTCGTTGTGGTTTGTCTGGCCCTTTAGCTAAGTCCTCTGGGCAACTCCATTCCCTTTCCTTCCTTCGACTAGATATGAACGATCTTGGAACAGAACTTCCAGACTTGTTCGCCAATTTTCCAAGTTTGACCACTTTGTCTCTTTTTAAATGCGGTTTGAAGGGTTCGATTCCACCCACCTTTGCTAACCTAACCAACCTGATTGATCTAGACTTGTCAGGCAATTCATTCTCTGGTAATATTCCCCACTCTCTCTTTGCTAACCTAACCAACCTGATTCGTGTCAATCTGGCATATAACTTCTTCACAGGCTCACTTTCTTCTACGCTGTTTGAAGGTCTTTCCAATCTTGTTTATTTAGATTTCAGGAGAAATTCATTCTCTGGCAATATTCCCCACTCTCTCTTTGCTCTTCCCTCATTGTTGGAACTTGATCTTAGTGGCAATAAGTTTAATGGCACTTTGAAACTAGACAAATGTCAAAACCTTGCGAATCTAACCCGACTTGATCTATCTTACAATAGATTGTCGGTAGATGTTGGCAACGTTGATTCAACTTCATATGGAAGTCTGCAACTAAAAGAGTTAGGACTAGTTTCTTGTAACTTGTCCCATTTTCCTAATTTCATCAGACATTTGGATATGCAACAAGTGGATCTATCATACAATCGGATTGGTGGGGAGATACCTAATTGGATTTGGGGAACACAACTTGTGATTTTGGATCTCTCTTTTAATCTTCTAACAGATCTGCAAAAGCCTTACCATATCCCTGCTTCTCTTCGAATTCTATCCTTGGACTCTAACCAGCTCAAGGATGAGTTGCACCTGCCCATTCCACCTGCATCTCCAATCTGGTACTTATCTCTTGCTAATAACAGTTTAAATGGATCGATTCCAACCTCCCTTTGCAGTCCCACGAACCTTGTTCTTGATTTGTCGCGCAATAGATTAAGTGGCAGCATACCCCCTTGCTTACTTGAAAACATTTTAGAGTTAGATCTAAGCCAAAACAACATCAGCGGCAGCATTCCAGATAATTTTCCTATGGATTGTAACCTACGATATTTGGATCTCAACAATAACACTTTAGAAGGGAAAATCCCAAAGTCCCTTGAAAGATGCGAGCAGTTGCAGTTCATGAATGTTGGGAACAACAACATCACTGACAGTTTCCCGTGCATGCTATCATCATCCAGGTGGTTGCAAGTTCTTGTTTTGCGCTCCAACAAATTCCATGGAGAGGTGAGATGTCATGACAAGAGCTGGTCAAAGCTTCAAATTCTAGATATATCTTCCAATCATTTCAGCGGAAATCTGGAATCAATCAACTTTTCTAGTTGGAAGACAATGATGCTACAGGGTAATGAAGAATTGAGGTACGGCAATACAGACTTTTTCTCACAATTGGGGTTTTCATTAACATTAATCATGAAAGGGATAAATTCAGAGTATCGCAAGATTTGGTCAGAGTTTGGTACCATTGATTTCTCTTGCAATAATTTCGGAGGAGACATACCAAATGCAATTGGTGATCTTACCTCACTTCATCAGCTCAACTTCTCCCACAATGCCCTCAATGGAAGCATCCCAAACTCATTTGGTCGGTTGAGGAATCTGGAATCACTCGACCTCTCTGGAAACCGACTCACCGGGCCAATACCGGTGGACCTTGCAGGCCTCACATTCCTTTCATTTTTGAATCTGTCCTACAATAAGCTGGTTGGAGAGATCCCAAATGGGCGTCAGTTACAAACATTTTCAGCTGATTCCTTCAAAGGGAATGCGGGGTTGTGTGGTTTCAATCTCAACATAAGCTGCAGTCATATTGATGGCAGTGATCATTTGTCGCCAGAAGAAGATGACAATGgggaagaaaagagagagatagagtgGGAATACGTATCTGCTGCACTTGGGTATGTTGTGGGCTTAGGAATCATTGTGTGGCTACTTTTATTCAGCCGAAGCTTCAGAGAGAAATACTTTGGAAAAGTGGAAGAGGTGTTTGAAGATATATGCGATGCCAGAATCAGAAGAAAGGGAAGAAGAAGACATGCAAGAAGAGTTATCAGGAATCAACTGAGAAGACAATAG
- the LOC131013583 gene encoding receptor-like protein 47 gives MLPKLFFIISTLISSFIFSHSYSQCLHHQKTLLLQLKDELSFDSSVSTKLVRWNESDECCKWHGVDCDAAGYVVSLQLDRESISGGITDSSSLFRLLHLQKLNLAYNSFNNTPIPKGIHNLTYLTHLNLSDAGFGGQVPAEISSLRRLVCLDISYEDRISVKLETLVQNLTGLRELYLRNNQFNGTFHLDNFRSLANLTLLGLSHNRLLVDVGNLNSTSYGSLQLKVLRLASCKLSHFPNFTKHLDMEEVDLSNNQIGGEIPSWIWGTQLWYLNLSFNLLTDLQKPYHIPASLLYLYLDSNQLKGEFHLPIPPVSHLMYLSVANNSLSGFISTSLCSATRLISLDLSGNKLSGIPPFENISSINLGQNSIGGHIPDNFSQDCKLQYLDLNNNSLQGRIPKSLQNCRCLELLNVGNNNINDTFPCMLSSTLRGLVLSSNQFHGEVTCHTTWPRLQIVDISSNNFSGSLESINFSTWSSMLLKDINGYYPLSISLTIKGHFETYDLTSLHQLNFSHNALDGSIPKSFGQLRSLESLDLSGNRLTGLIPVELAGLTFLSFLNLSYNKLVGKIPNGRQFQTFSADSFKENPGLCGFNVNISCSGSDGSDHLWPQEYENGEDQKSEIEWEYVSAALGYVVGLGIIVWLLLFCRSFKERYFEKIEEVVDKIFYERARKRRHERRRRRKRVEMRKEIRRQQRS, from the exons ATGCTTCCAAAGTTGTTCTTCATCATTTCTACACTAATTTCCTCCTTCATCTTCTCTCATTCTTACTCCCAGTGTCTTCACCATCAGAAAACTTTGCTGCTTCAACTCAAGGATGAGTTGAGCTTCGATTCTTCCGTTTCAACAAAATTGGTGCGATGGAATGAAAGTGATGAGTGCTGCAAGTGGCACGGTGTGGACTGTGATGCTGCTGGCTATGTCGTTAGTTTGCAGCTCGATCGTGAGTCCATTTCTGGTGGAATCACGGATTCATCGAGTCTCTTCAGACTTTTGCATCTGCAGAAGCTAAATCTAGCCTACAATTCTTTCAACAACACTCCCATTCCGAAAGGTATTCACAATCTCACCTATTTGACACACTTGAATTTATCCGATGCTGGATTTGGTGGGCAGGTTCCCGCTGAAATTTCTTCCTTGAGGAGGTTGGTTTGTCTCGATATCTCCTATGAGGATAGAATATCTGTGAAACTGGAGACGCTTGTCCAAAATTTAACAGGGCTTCGAGAGCTCTATCTTCGCAACAATCAGTTTAATGGCACTTTTCATCTGGACAACTTTCGAAGTCTTGCCAATCTAACCCTACTTGGTCTATCTCACAATAGATTGTTAGTAGATGTTGGCAACCTCAATTCAACTTCATATGGAAGTCTCCAACTAAAAGTGTTAAGACTAGCTTCATGTAAATTGTCCCATtttcctaatttcactaaacaTTTGGATATGGAAGAAGTGGACCTCTCAAACAATCAGATTGGTGGGGAGATACCTAGCTGGATTTGGGGAACACAGCTTTGGTATTTGAACCTCTCTTTTAATCTTCTAACAGATCTACAAAAGCCTTACCATATCCCTGCTTCTCTTCTATATCTATACTTGGACTCAAACCAGCTCAAGGGTGAGTTCCACCTGCCCATTCCACCTGTGTCTCATCTCATGTACTTGTCTGTTGCTAATAACAGTTTAAGTGGATTCATTTCAACCTCCCTTTGCAGTGCCACAAGGCTCATTAGTCTTGACTTGTCTGGCAATAAATTAAGTGGCATACCCCCTTTTGAAAACATTAGTAGCATCAATTTGGGGCAAAACAGCATAGGCGGTCACATCCCTGATAACTTTTCTCAGGATTGTAAGCTACAATATTTAGATCTTAACAATAATAGTTTACAAGGGAGAATCCCAAAGTCCCTTCAAAATTGCAGGTGTTTGGAGTTGTTGAACGTTGGGAACAACAACATCAACGACACCTTCCCATGCATGCTATCATCCACCTTGCGTGGTCTTGTTTTGAGTTCCAACCAATTCCATGGAGAAGTCACATGTCACACGACCTGGCCACGACTTCAAATTGTggatatatcttcaaataaTTTCAGTGGATCTCTGGAATCAATAAACTTCTCTACTTGGAGTTCAATGCTGTTGAAAGACATTAATGGCTACTACCCACTGTCCATCTCACTAACCATTAAAGGGCATTTC GAGACATACGATCTTACCTCACTTCATCAGCTCAACTTCTCCCACAATGCCCTCGATGGAAGCATCCCAAAATCATTTGGTCAGTTGAGGAGTCTTGAATCACTCGACCTCTCTGGAAACCGACTAACAGGGCTGATACCAGTGGAGCTTGCAGGCCTCACATTCCTTTCATTTTTGAATCTGTCCTACAATAAGCTGGTTGGAAAGATTCCAAATGGTCGGCAGTTTCAAACATTTTCTGCTGATTCCTTCAAAGAGAATCCGGGGTTGTGTGGTTTCAATGTAAACATAAGCTGCAGTGGTAGTGATGGCAGTGATCATTTGTGGCCACAAGAATATGAAAATGGGGAAGATCAAAAGAGTGAGATTGAGTGGGAATATGTATCCGCTGCACTTGGATATGTTGTGGGCTTAGGAATCATTGTGTGGCTACTTCTTTTCTGCCGAAGCTTCAAAGAAagatattttgagaaaatagaaGAGGTTGTTGACAAGATTTTCTACGAGAGAGCAAGGAAAAGAAGGcatgaaagaagaagaagaagaaaaagagtagagatgagaaaAGAGATTAGGAGACAGCAGCGAAGTTGA